Proteins from a single region of Acidobacteriota bacterium:
- the trxA gene encoding thioredoxin, with protein MASDKVQTITDDTFDAIIKTATVPVLVDFWAEWCQPCLRLGPSVDALAAEFDGKLIVGKMNVDENPMIPSRFGVRSIPMLVLFKGGQAVDQSIGLVPKDELKKMITPHIAG; from the coding sequence ATGGCGTCAGACAAGGTGCAGACGATTACCGACGACACGTTCGATGCAATCATCAAGACGGCGACGGTGCCGGTATTGGTTGATTTCTGGGCGGAGTGGTGCCAGCCGTGCCTTCGGCTCGGGCCAAGCGTGGACGCACTGGCTGCAGAGTTCGACGGCAAGCTCATCGTGGGCAAGATGAACGTCGACGAGAACCCCATGATCCCGAGCCGGTTCGGCGTGCGGTCGATTCCGATGCTCGTGCTCTTCAAGGGCGGTCAGGCGGTCGATCAATCGATCGGCCTGGTGCCCAAGGACGAGCTCAAGAAGATGATCACGCCGCACATCGCGGGGTAG
- the glgA gene encoding glycogen synthase GlgA, with translation MKALPAVLMVVSEALPYAKTGGLGDVGGALPAALARLGCAVTVVTPRYRRVDGGDQVVSFDAGSWPGAPDVRVVQRTHEDGVRVWLVDCPALFDREGIYGDAAGDYPDNDRRFAVLSRAGLETAARLGWRPSVVHAHDWQTGLVPAYLKYRYQNNPTLAGVATVFTIHNLAYQGLFAAQSLPALDLGWESFTGDGLEFWRQVSFLKSGINFSDVVTTVSGRYAQEIQTAEYGCGFEGVLQQRSGVLVGIPNGIDTAAWNPASDPWLPASYTARDPSGKAAVKQVLLERCGIKGADQPARPVVGMVSRMVDQKGLDLIEAAVSDLMHLDATFVILGTGLPHYEQMWRKLQAQHPDRVSVTVGFSEEMAHLIEGGADIFLMPSRFEPCGLNQMYSLRYGTVPVVRATGGLDDTVQQADAATGKGTGFKFKEYSPHAMLAALEAAVDAFGHRDVWRKIQVAGMKEDHSWDRSAREYVKIYQRAGLKPTPGK, from the coding sequence ATGAAGGCGCTGCCAGCCGTGCTGATGGTGGTGTCGGAGGCCCTGCCGTACGCAAAGACCGGCGGTCTCGGCGACGTCGGGGGCGCGTTACCGGCGGCATTGGCCCGGCTGGGCTGTGCCGTTACGGTGGTCACGCCACGCTATCGTCGCGTCGACGGCGGGGACCAGGTCGTCAGCTTCGATGCCGGATCCTGGCCGGGCGCGCCAGACGTGCGAGTAGTGCAACGCACACACGAAGATGGAGTGCGGGTGTGGCTGGTGGATTGCCCGGCATTGTTCGACCGGGAGGGCATTTACGGGGATGCCGCCGGCGACTATCCTGACAACGACCGCCGGTTCGCCGTGCTATCCAGAGCGGGGCTCGAGACAGCCGCTCGGCTGGGCTGGCGCCCCTCCGTCGTGCACGCCCATGATTGGCAGACGGGTCTCGTGCCGGCGTACCTGAAGTACCGATACCAGAACAATCCGACCCTCGCGGGCGTCGCGACAGTCTTCACCATCCACAATCTGGCATATCAAGGACTGTTTGCCGCCCAGTCGCTGCCGGCTCTCGATCTCGGATGGGAATCGTTTACAGGCGACGGACTCGAGTTCTGGAGACAGGTCAGCTTCCTGAAGTCGGGCATCAACTTCTCGGACGTCGTGACGACCGTCAGCGGGCGGTATGCCCAAGAGATCCAGACCGCTGAGTACGGGTGCGGATTTGAGGGTGTGCTTCAGCAACGGAGCGGTGTGCTGGTAGGGATCCCCAACGGGATCGACACGGCTGCCTGGAATCCGGCCTCCGATCCCTGGCTCCCCGCCTCCTACACGGCAAGAGACCCTTCCGGAAAAGCCGCGGTAAAACAGGTCCTGCTCGAGCGGTGCGGAATCAAGGGCGCCGACCAACCCGCGCGCCCGGTGGTCGGCATGGTGTCGAGGATGGTTGACCAGAAGGGCCTCGACCTCATCGAGGCGGCGGTTTCGGACCTGATGCATCTGGACGCGACGTTCGTCATCCTCGGGACGGGGCTGCCGCACTACGAACAGATGTGGAGAAAGCTCCAGGCGCAGCATCCGGATCGGGTGTCGGTGACGGTGGGCTTCAGCGAGGAGATGGCACACCTGATCGAGGGCGGTGCCGACATCTTCCTGATGCCGTCGCGATTCGAACCCTGCGGACTCAACCAGATGTACAGCCTTCGCTACGGGACCGTGCCTGTCGTGCGGGCGACCGGCGGGCTCGACGACACGGTTCAACAGGCGGATGCCGCGACAGGCAAGGGGACCGGGTTCAAGTTTAAGGAGTACTCGCCCCACGCGATGCTGGCCGCCCTGGAAGCGGCGGTTGACGCCTTCGGGCACCGGGATGTGTGGCGGAAGATCCAGGTGGCGGGCATGAAGGAGGATCATTCCTGGGACAGGTCGGCCCGGGAATATGTCAAGATCTACCAGCGGGCAGGATTGAAACCAACGCCGGGAAAGTGA
- a CDS encoding sulfatase-like hydrolase/transferase, with the protein MLRWAALALLLVASAGAAAWWGLARRPPKSATGIDLGSLAAGVSRQGLNLLIVTLDTTRADRIGAYGALDVETPAVDALAREGVQFDQAVSVAPLTLPVHSSIFTGKFPPEHGVRDNGGFFLDAKQTTLAEVLKARGYRTGGFIAAYVLDSKWGISQGFDTYFDDFDLSDSKGLSLGSIQRPGNEVVDKALPWIQQAKDVPFFAWIHLYDAHSPYRPPEPFATKYKAHPYNGEVAFADSQLGRVIAQLKALGLYERTVIVVMGDHGESLGDHGEASHGFFIYNSVTHVPFVIRAPFSLTRSRHVADPVRSVDVMPTVLDLLGVPSPAGISGASLVPLMTGSVLELGLDAYSESLYPLHHYGWSDLRALRAGRYKVIDAPRPELYDVDQDPGEATNLYQQRRSLGDGMIAQLRAMENRFQKTEAAMPAEDVDPEARARLAALGYVGSFVANASDPRTGRADPKDKIGLFNKLGEVTALTKEREAVESEPFDQIVGLLNDVLREDPQVIDAWFMMGSVHLRHAKPELAVKYFTHTLSLKPDYDLAVINLAQAYRQLGDDDAALAGFERYLQLDPTDAFVRYQIGEIWLDRGDVAKAEQLFLKALELGPHVAAAKNALGVIALGRGDVDGAERLIQAAIAIKPKVRLAHYNLALIAEKRGDLPGAEREYVEELKQHPESYKAAFNLSRLYEQVGDREGQIEALKASIKSNPRFPEGHFFLAKAYLDGGTNVAEAAQLARKGLELGPKSEHAALGHYVLADIYNRQGRGREAAQEAALGRALEARK; encoded by the coding sequence TTGCTTCGTTGGGCGGCGCTGGCGTTGTTGCTGGTTGCCTCGGCTGGCGCGGCCGCATGGTGGGGCCTCGCGCGGCGTCCGCCGAAGAGCGCGACTGGTATCGATCTGGGCAGCCTCGCGGCCGGCGTGTCCAGACAGGGCCTCAACCTCTTGATTGTGACGCTGGACACGACGCGGGCGGACCGGATCGGCGCGTATGGCGCTCTCGACGTCGAAACGCCAGCCGTCGACGCGCTCGCGCGGGAGGGTGTGCAGTTCGATCAGGCCGTCTCAGTGGCCCCGCTCACGCTCCCGGTCCATTCGAGCATCTTCACCGGAAAGTTCCCCCCCGAACACGGTGTCCGCGACAACGGCGGCTTCTTCCTGGATGCCAAGCAGACGACACTCGCCGAGGTGTTGAAGGCACGCGGATATCGCACGGGCGGCTTTATCGCGGCATACGTGCTCGACTCGAAATGGGGCATCAGCCAGGGATTCGATACCTACTTCGATGATTTCGATCTCAGCGATTCCAAGGGTCTGTCGCTCGGCTCGATACAGCGGCCTGGCAACGAGGTTGTGGACAAGGCGCTGCCGTGGATTCAGCAGGCCAAGGACGTCCCGTTCTTCGCCTGGATCCACCTCTACGATGCCCACTCACCATACCGACCGCCGGAGCCCTTCGCGACGAAATACAAGGCGCATCCCTACAATGGCGAAGTGGCGTTCGCCGACAGCCAGTTGGGTCGCGTCATCGCGCAGCTCAAGGCGCTTGGCCTTTACGAACGCACCGTGATCGTCGTCATGGGAGACCATGGCGAGAGCCTCGGAGACCACGGCGAAGCCTCTCACGGCTTTTTCATCTACAACAGCGTGACTCATGTCCCGTTCGTGATTCGCGCGCCCTTCAGCCTGACCCGAAGCCGCCATGTCGCCGACCCGGTGCGCTCGGTGGACGTGATGCCGACGGTGCTGGACCTGCTCGGGGTGCCTTCGCCAGCGGGCATCTCCGGGGCGAGCCTCGTGCCGCTCATGACGGGTTCGGTGCTCGAACTGGGCCTCGACGCCTATTCGGAGTCCTTGTACCCGTTGCACCATTACGGTTGGAGTGACCTTCGCGCGCTTCGCGCCGGGCGTTACAAGGTCATCGACGCGCCGCGGCCGGAACTGTACGACGTAGACCAGGATCCGGGAGAAGCGACAAATCTGTACCAACAGCGGCGGTCGCTGGGCGACGGGATGATCGCCCAACTGCGGGCGATGGAGAATCGCTTCCAGAAGACCGAGGCAGCGATGCCAGCCGAAGACGTGGACCCCGAGGCCAGGGCGCGGCTGGCGGCACTCGGTTACGTGGGCTCCTTTGTCGCGAATGCCTCGGATCCGCGGACGGGGCGCGCCGATCCGAAAGACAAGATCGGGCTCTTCAACAAGCTCGGCGAGGTGACGGCGCTGACCAAGGAGCGTGAGGCGGTCGAAAGCGAGCCGTTCGATCAGATCGTCGGGCTCCTCAACGACGTGCTTCGCGAAGACCCGCAGGTCATCGACGCGTGGTTCATGATGGGGTCGGTCCACCTGCGGCACGCCAAGCCCGAGCTGGCGGTGAAGTACTTCACGCACACCCTCAGCTTGAAGCCCGACTACGACCTCGCCGTGATCAACCTCGCCCAGGCGTATCGGCAGCTGGGCGACGATGACGCCGCACTGGCGGGCTTTGAGCGGTACCTCCAACTCGATCCCACCGACGCGTTCGTGCGGTACCAGATTGGCGAGATCTGGCTGGATCGCGGGGACGTCGCCAAAGCGGAGCAACTGTTCCTGAAGGCGCTCGAGCTCGGACCACACGTCGCGGCGGCGAAGAATGCGCTCGGCGTCATCGCGTTAGGCCGGGGCGATGTCGACGGCGCCGAGCGGCTGATACAGGCGGCGATCGCCATCAAGCCGAAGGTGAGGCTGGCGCACTACAACCTTGCACTGATTGCCGAGAAGCGCGGCGACCTTCCCGGGGCCGAGCGGGAATATGTCGAGGAACTGAAACAGCACCCCGAAAGCTACAAGGCCGCGTTCAACCTGTCGCGGCTCTACGAACAGGTGGGCGATCGGGAAGGCCAGATTGAGGCCCTCAAGGCGTCGATCAAGAGCAATCCGCGTTTCCCCGAAGGCCACTTCTTTTTGGCGAAAGCGTACCTGGACGGAGGCACCAACGTCGCCGAGGCCGCTCAGTTGGCGAGGAAGGGCCTCGAGTTGGGTCCCAAGTCGGAGCATGCGGCACTGGGCCACTACGTGTTGGCGGACATCTACAACCGGCAGGGCCGCGGTCGCGAGGCTGCTCAGGAAGCCGCCCTCGGGCGGGCGCTCGAGGCACGTAAATAG
- a CDS encoding TonB-dependent receptor: MRRASYSLTVFLVVFGLMAGLAQAQTQVGTVEGKVVDQQGGVLPGVSVVLIGPMGTKTTVTDAQGEFRFVGLAPTTYALKVELSGFLTQQRDGVAVGMGKTVAMDFSLKVGGVTESVEVTANAVTVDVKSSSTDTNLSNELLTAMPIYSSTSTGLLNYAPGINSSSAYGGQGSYGNALLLDGVDTRDPEGGSAWTFFNQNLIDEIQIGGLGAAAEYGGFTGAVVNTVTKSGGNVYSGLFTMRYTKASLAGKNITKAVLDLNPGLGSSDITRKLVDYSVQLGGPIMKNKAFFFGSVQRYSANTDPSGPLKTATDVSPRLNLKLTFQPSPSDTVILGVQYDQYNVTGRVGFWPGSQAIDSATVTEDAPEWVWNAQYRKVFGSNTLFEAKLTGYTGYYYLDPVDPAPPVVDYETNTYSGGGGGQYYADRSRNQVIVSLSKYAQAYGSHSFKFGAEIERSHVRSQYQPYGPAGFYVLDYYGSRYRYTYGYDVQGDNRRTSAYAQDQWSVGRLTLNLGLRMDHIRGYSPVLKANVYTPKDSWGPRLGAAVDLTGKGTTVLRGFWGRYYEGTATGFYTSATPGIQDYTSTEVFPNGSLGTPVVLTPALVYGISKDIKHPKTDELSAALEQQFFGNVRLVATGIWRTTGNFINNVINGALWSPIQRTNGLTHQPYTAYYWNNRNTTGENFYIRNIAGYQYKSTDGSVIATADPQRDYKALMLMLSRSLKNRWAFQASYVLSKAEGNVDNSGFGNWLGGNTWASPNTAIINNIGELTNSRRHEIKIYLTYQVPKVEVMLSGSFTGMSGRPYAAYEQLSTGALNIPGSGRRQIYLEPRGSKYNDFYKNFDLRAEKVFQVSGHRFGVYADVTNLFNTATITSRITRYPSSALVLYGSPSGVQGARQATIGGRWSF, encoded by the coding sequence ATGAGACGCGCATCGTATTCGCTCACCGTCTTCCTCGTCGTCTTCGGACTGATGGCGGGGCTCGCGCAGGCTCAGACGCAGGTCGGCACGGTCGAGGGGAAGGTCGTCGACCAGCAGGGCGGCGTGCTCCCCGGCGTGTCGGTAGTGTTGATCGGGCCGATGGGAACCAAGACAACCGTGACCGACGCACAGGGAGAGTTCCGGTTCGTCGGCTTGGCGCCCACGACCTATGCGCTCAAGGTTGAACTGTCCGGCTTTCTCACGCAGCAGCGCGATGGCGTCGCTGTTGGCATGGGCAAGACCGTGGCGATGGATTTCAGCCTGAAAGTGGGCGGCGTGACCGAATCGGTCGAGGTCACGGCCAACGCGGTGACCGTGGACGTGAAGAGCTCGTCCACCGACACCAATCTCAGCAACGAACTGCTGACGGCGATGCCGATTTATTCATCGACCTCGACGGGTCTCTTGAACTATGCGCCTGGCATCAACAGCAGTTCGGCGTACGGCGGACAGGGGAGCTACGGCAACGCACTGTTGCTCGACGGCGTCGACACGCGCGACCCCGAAGGCGGGTCGGCCTGGACGTTCTTCAATCAAAACCTGATTGACGAGATCCAGATCGGCGGGCTGGGCGCCGCGGCGGAGTATGGCGGCTTCACGGGCGCGGTGGTCAATACCGTGACCAAGTCCGGAGGCAACGTGTACTCCGGCCTGTTCACGATGCGGTACACCAAGGCGTCGCTCGCCGGCAAGAACATCACCAAAGCCGTCCTGGATCTGAATCCCGGCCTCGGTTCCTCGGACATCACGAGGAAACTGGTGGACTACAGCGTCCAGCTCGGCGGCCCAATCATGAAGAACAAGGCGTTCTTCTTCGGGAGCGTCCAGCGGTACTCCGCCAACACCGATCCGAGCGGACCACTGAAGACCGCGACGGACGTCAGCCCCAGGCTCAACCTCAAGCTGACATTCCAGCCGAGCCCGTCAGACACGGTCATCCTGGGGGTCCAGTACGACCAGTACAACGTCACGGGGCGAGTCGGGTTCTGGCCAGGTTCTCAGGCGATCGACAGCGCGACGGTGACCGAAGATGCGCCTGAATGGGTGTGGAACGCACAGTACCGCAAGGTGTTCGGCTCGAACACGCTCTTCGAAGCCAAGCTTACCGGGTACACGGGGTATTACTACCTCGACCCGGTCGATCCGGCGCCGCCGGTCGTCGACTATGAGACGAACACTTACAGCGGCGGCGGTGGCGGACAGTACTACGCCGACCGAAGCCGGAACCAGGTCATTGTCTCCCTCAGTAAGTACGCTCAGGCGTACGGCTCTCACTCGTTCAAGTTCGGCGCCGAGATCGAACGGAGCCACGTGCGGAGTCAGTACCAGCCCTACGGACCGGCGGGGTTCTACGTTCTCGATTATTACGGCAGCCGGTATCGGTATACCTATGGATACGACGTCCAGGGCGACAACCGGCGAACCTCGGCCTACGCGCAGGATCAGTGGAGCGTCGGCAGACTGACGCTGAACCTGGGTCTTCGGATGGACCACATCCGAGGCTACAGCCCTGTGCTGAAGGCGAACGTCTATACGCCCAAGGATTCCTGGGGTCCGCGTCTGGGCGCCGCCGTGGACCTTACTGGAAAGGGAACGACGGTCCTCAGGGGTTTCTGGGGTCGTTACTACGAGGGCACGGCGACGGGGTTCTATACCTCGGCGACCCCCGGAATCCAGGACTACACCTCGACCGAGGTCTTCCCGAACGGATCGCTGGGGACGCCGGTGGTTCTCACGCCGGCCCTGGTCTACGGGATCAGCAAGGACATCAAACACCCGAAGACCGACGAATTGAGCGCGGCATTGGAGCAGCAGTTCTTTGGGAATGTGCGGCTGGTGGCGACCGGCATCTGGCGTACGACGGGGAATTTCATCAACAATGTGATCAATGGAGCGCTCTGGAGCCCGATTCAACGCACGAACGGGCTGACCCATCAGCCGTACACGGCGTACTACTGGAATAACCGGAACACGACGGGCGAGAATTTCTATATTCGCAACATCGCCGGTTATCAGTACAAGTCGACGGACGGGAGCGTCATCGCGACGGCGGACCCACAACGCGACTACAAGGCCCTGATGCTGATGTTGAGCCGATCGCTCAAGAATCGCTGGGCCTTCCAGGCGTCTTACGTGCTCTCGAAGGCGGAAGGCAACGTCGACAACAGCGGTTTCGGCAACTGGCTTGGTGGAAACACCTGGGCATCTCCGAACACCGCGATCATCAATAACATCGGCGAGTTGACGAACTCACGCCGGCATGAGATCAAGATCTACCTCACGTACCAGGTTCCAAAGGTCGAGGTCATGTTGAGCGGATCCTTCACCGGCATGAGCGGACGGCCGTACGCGGCCTACGAGCAATTGAGCACCGGTGCGCTCAATATTCCAGGATCGGGGAGGCGGCAGATCTACCTCGAACCGCGAGGGTCGAAGTACAACGACTTCTATAAGAACTTCGATCTACGAGCGGAAAAGGTGTTCCAGGTATCGGGACACCGGTTCGGTGTCTACGCGGATGTGACGAACCTGTTCAACACCGCGACCATCACCAGCCGGATAACCCGCTATCCGAGCAGCGCCCTAGTGCTCTACGGCTCGCCGAGTGGCGTGCAGGGTGCGCGCCAGGCGACGATCGGAGGCCGCTGGTCATTCTAG